Below is a window of Corvus cornix cornix isolate S_Up_H32 chromosome 2, ASM73873v5, whole genome shotgun sequence DNA.
ACGGGGGTGGCAGTGGGTGAGAAGGTACCCCTGTGTTGCTCCAAAATAGGTTCTTTCACCTGGTGTTCAAGAAGCCAATCCAcatttgatttatttacagTTCTATGCAGAAAGGCATGTTGGGTGACAAACACACAAAGCCGGCACAAGGACAACCAGaacttttcattatttaaatgttttagcAAAAAGGGCGTTCATGGTCATTGGCTACCAGTTACCTAGTTCTGTTATTAATTAGGATTCTATCTTCTATTAGTTAATGATTCTCTCACTTCTCAGGCTGTTTAGTCCATATGCTCAGTCGTTCTCTTCTTTTGGGTCAGTGGGCAATCTCGCCCTGTCAGAAATACCTTTTACCCAGTCAGAGCTGACTTGAGCGAAGTTGTTGTGTTGCCTTTATTAGTTTTTTCCTTATCTTGGGGATTCTGCCATATGCCCTTGTAGCCCATAAATTCTGCACTCTTTGTGTCCACTGTCAGTGGTACATCCTTCTTCCCAAGTTTTGTTAATCTCCCTCTAGGTCTGAGATCATTGAAACATGTCAAGCCCTAAACCTTAACAAGGCAATTCCATCAAcaaataatttgtctttcaCCTGGACATTCCTTAGAGCTGGTTTGCTCCTATCTTGTTGATTAGGCTTGAAAGTATACAACGATCAAACATCAAAGAATGGCCTTTCTCAGGAAAATTTTTACACATCCTATATTTTGCAACACCTGTGGGGGGGTGTGGTGGGGCGGTCTCGCCGGTTCCCCGCTCCCCACGgctgccggtgccggtgccgggcGGTGCCGGTGCCCGTGCCCGCCCGGTGGCGtccggcggcggccgcgcctCCCCGCGGAGCAGGCGCAGAGCGCGGCGGGggaagatggcggcggcggTGGGGCTGTGGTGGCGCGGGGTTCGCGGCCCTCGCGTGTCCGGCGCCGGGCGGGTAAGGCGCTCCCTGTGCTGCCGGGGCTGAGGGCGGACGGACGGCACCGCGGGCGGTGTTCCGCCGCCTcctgccccgccgccccggctCTGCCCGGGCGCCGTTGTCGCGTCAGAGAGAGGGCACGGCGGGTCTCTGCAGTTCGGGCTGCCGGGACTGGGGAAACAGCCAGGAAGGGAACACCCCTCGGTTCTCCTCAGCTCCCGGCCCTGTCCGCCGCGGAGCCCCCGCAGAGGTGCGGGCTGACACGGTCTCCTGCCCCACCGCCGGGCGCTGCCGTGGCTTCCACTTGCGTGCTGTCGCCCTTTGGCCCCAATCGCACAGCTGCGCACGGCCCTTTAGGAATGTTGCTGTCCAAGCAGTGGTGTGGCTTGACTTGTGACCGAGTtgaccttattgcagccttccagtacctgaagggagcctacaagaaatCTGGAGGGGAACTTTTTGCAAGGGCAtgtaatgacaggacaagggggaatggattcagaCTGTAAGATGGTACTTTAGATTAGATATTcacatgttgcccagagaagttgtggatgccccgtttctggaggtgttcaaggccgggttggatgatctctgggcaacctgttgtagtggaaggtgtccctgcccatggcagggggcttggaacaagatgatctttaagattcTTTCCAATccaaataattctatgattctgtgactatGTGGATGTTGCTGGAGGTCATTTTTAGTGAGTTCTCCCCGAGCACGGTGCTTCTTGCCAGTGACTGCTTGTGTGTTTCTGAGACGGCTTTCTGCAGTAATTTGACAGTTCACTTCCACCCCCTGGGcgagggtttgtttttttggtttgtcaGTGATACGTGTGTTTGTTGTTTgactgttggtttttttaaagctgtttacTGACTTTTTTATATCTCTATTTACACCCgagatttcatttaaaacctCAGCCTTAAGCAGTGGAATGATTAAATTGCATGGATGCTGTCATAGAAGCCTCTTGTGCAAGCCAGTAAGGAGACGATAGCAGTCTGACTAAAAGATTGCTCAATTATACCAACTGTACAGGCTGGTTATCATTATCGTACTTTATTAGTCTTGGTGCagccttctgctctgctgtggcatGTCCTAATCTTCCCTGCTCGAGTAGAAACACTGCTGCTTGCAGTGTTTCTTTCATGGAGAGCAAGAAGACAGAGCACCTGATCAGGGAGTTTCAGTAATCTCCATATCCTGAAAGAAGGGGGAGTCCAAATGCTGTCTTGATTTGCAGTCTCTGCCGTGAGCTGAAATTCTCCACAGGGAGCATTTCTCCTGAAGAGAGATGAGTAGGGGACTACTAAGAAAGTCCCAAAAGAGAACCTTCACATTTCCCTTTCCTGGAGGCTTAGTAGTATTCTGGTACTCCGTGAAAGtatgcaaattttattttcactggggcaattaaaaagcagcagtgtttttACAGATGTGATAATTCCAGCTTTAGTTCaagctttgttttttcagttttgttctaTGTAGTGCCTCCAACTCTTCTTCAATTTTAGTTTTTCACAGAacattctgagttggaagggacccgcaaggatcatccagtccagctcctaAGTGAATGTCCCATACACGGATTGAGCCCGTGACCCTGGTGATAATAGCACCATGCTTTAAGCTGCATTAAATTGTCAGTGTAATTCCATGATTGTTATCTCTGTTTTCACCTGAATTGCTTATGCATATGTATTGCCACACAGAAAGATTCACGTGCACACTTCTGCAAGCGAACTTTAAGCTCTGTGAAACCCCCTGCATTGTAACTGTGGGATGTACAGATTAATCATCTACCACTAAAAATGTTGTCTCTTAATTTTAGtgtttaaaatgtgaattaatAGTGTCCAAAATGTGAATTAACACAACATAATAATAAGTTGtaatatttttactattttaaaactACCTTTCTTCTTCATGTCAGTCTAGTGAACCATTGCATGGTTTTATTAACAGCATCATACAAGAGTGACTGTTCAGTCTTCTTTCACAAAATtatattagattttttttggtatgaaaataaacacattaaagGATCAAGTACAAGTTAAAATTGGAGAAAATAAGTATAGTTTACAGTCTTCTAATTTTTTTGCACATCAAAAATAACGCAAACCCAGTTTTGCCTTACTTGGAAGTGTTTGGAGCTTCAGGTTAAGgtaacttttgtattttaaataaggGAATTTCTGAATTATTAGTGTAATGCTGCTGTCCCAAGACATTTAATTCAGTATTTAGATTAGGGCTTGACTTAGTGTAGTGGATTAGGATGCTAGAAATATCCTGTTGGCTATTTTTGCTGCAACTTTCTTGGTGACATCACAAATTTCTCATTACATTAGTGGGGTGTTTTCTTACTAGCATAGTTTGCTAGATGTaatactgaattttcttcttttttcatgcatgtttttaaacatGTTCCAAGCATGTGTGTTTTTGCAGGGACCAATCCTTCAGAGGCTAATTTACCGTAGATGGTACTTCTGCTGGGACAGAGTGTGATGCTGATAACATAACCTTGCCCAGTTTTGTCTGGGAGATGGCATTGATTTCCTTAGCAGTTTCTGTGGCCATTAGGGCAGGTCTTGTGAAGATTGGTTCTGTCCTGTTCTCCAGCAAAGAAGGTTTGGTTGGATGCAGTAGTAAAGGGTCAAAATCATGAATCTATTgctgaagattttaaatttgtaaatacatatgtatataaccTGAAATCACATGGTTTTGTTTATGCATTAATTACAGTGCATATATGAATATGAAGCCCAAGTCCTTCTCTCATTAGTTGTTAATGGTTTCTCACATGCTTTAGTAAAAGTGATAGATACAAAAATTGCACAAAGTAGCAAGAATCATGactaaagtattttttcagtagTTCTTTAGTTGCAGTAGAgtatctaaaaatatttcaagtgctTTCCTAGTCCAGTGTTAGCATTTAAGTAAAGGCCCATGTGTGTTGCTATAACGCAATCTAGTCATTcttatattcatatatatttaCTTATAATAAGGCAGTTATGATTGTGATCTCCACTGTCATAGGAAAATCTGATCTTGCATAACAGTCCTGAatacagaaaggagaaaaatctaacttttctgggttttttttctttcagtttttcagccGTGGGCCAAATGTGCTGCATCAAGACAACAGTGCACCACAAGCTGCATTCTTCTCACCTCTTCAAAAAGTGATGTTGCCACCAAATACCTTCCAAGGGAAAGTGGCCTTTATAACTGGGGGAGGTACTGGGATTGGCAAAGGGATGACAACAACTTTGTCCAGTTTAGGTGCCAAGTGTGTTATAGCAAGCCGGTAAATattaatgaagatgttttagaattttcatttatttctgactGCTGATGagaactgttttcttctctataaaaaagaaaaaaattattctatttattCTGTTGCAGTACACTTTTAAATTACAATGTCATATTGTGGATTCTAGAAACTTGCAGATTTCTCTGCAAATGCTTAATGGTATAAAAATCAGTAGGAAGAAATAAACTAAGCACATTTTCATGAAATGTGGCAGCAAAATAAGCAACCTCAAATAGTAGACATTAATTCAACTAAAACCTTAAAGGGAACAAAAGTTTGCAGTGGGCATTATTGAACATTATTAATATGTTATTACAGGTGTTCTTGATACAGATTTGAATTACAATACAGAATTAAATCCGTTCCTCTTCTGACTTTGAACAAGAGCCTTGATTTTCCTTTAATGATGATTTTCTACAGCTCTCTTAAGTAGTGCAGTAGAATCTAGAAGCACTTCAATAAAGTCTAGAAAAACaatcacattttaaatcaaaataaacagaagtgtTGTGATCCTAACAGTAGTTTAATTGTTTAGTTTTAAATGTGAATATGTATGTCTCTTATTAATTCTAGTAGAGTAGTAGCTAAAACTAAGTTTGTTATGATAGTGTGCTTTTTTCTGGCTTATCACATGTTGATTAGCTTTAGAGTCTCTTACCATTGTCACTTCTGAGATGTTTTAAAGTAGCACTAACCATAAATTACttagttttctttcagaaagttAGTGGATAAACATAGTGTTAATCTTAAAGCTCAGTTTTCATGAAAACCAGCAACAGTTTTAGTTCAtatttgctcagaaaaaaaagagattttagtAGTCTGAATTGTAATTGCATTTAACTGACATAAGGTGTGTTAATACTTATTTCTAGGAAGCTGGATGTTTTGAAGGGAACAGCGGACGAAATTTCTTCTAAAACAGGGAATAAGGTAATTTTTTGCAGAATTGTGAACATGTTATGTATTATACTCTAcattttattggattttttttttttttttgcatttgcgTGCTTCTATGGACTTGTTAAATTTTTGAATGATATAGTTTTTAAGTCTGACAACTGCTTTTCCATTATTATTTAGGTTCATGCCGTCCAGTGTGATGTGAGAGATCCAGTTTCAGTTAAGAATGCTGTTGCTGAAACAATCCAAATGGCAGGACATCCTGATGTAAGTCTTCTAGGGAAAGGAAAGAACTCATTCTTCattactgaaaatactttgCATAGTAGGTATGAAGAAAGTTACTAAGATAGAAAGTTAATGGAATCTAAAAAGACACTAGACAAAACAGTGGCAGTACTTCAAGGTAAAGCTAACAGTAAAGTTACTCTATTCCCGTAATTCTTAGAATATTTAGTGGCCAGGtagacaaaacatttttatcctTACTCTGAGGACTAACATCTTCTTTTAAATAGTGGGAGAATTCTGGAGGGATTGAATTAAGGGAAAGGAATATTGCCCTTAAATCATCCTGAAAAGGTGACTTACCTGTGTTTACTGAATTACATCTTAACACAAGGCCTCAAAAAATAGCAACGAAAGTAATAATAAATGTCTCCTTTGGTCCTTGCTTAGCTTATTAATATTCACAAAGAAGGTTCCAAACTGAAGATTAAGTtcttataaaatgaagaaaaatcttcagtCAAACCAAGTATCTGTTTTTTATAGTTTGGCACAAAATAACAGCTCTTTACATCACATTGTGAGGGGGGTGATCTGGTGGAATCTGAAGGATGATAACCACCAAATTCTGATTTGTTTGTGAGATTTGGATTTGTGAGAACTTGGATTCTGCTAGCTGATAGGAAGTGTGATGATGTAGCATTGTTGTAAAGGACAGTCAGATTTAAAACTGTTTACTGTAAATTTAAAACTGTTGTATGTGTATTGAAGACAATTTGCACTCACCAAGAGCTTCCTACAGATGTGGTAGAGAACCTACTGAATTTTGAGTATCGTAAAAAGTAGACAAATTGTATGCTATGTAGCTGTATAGCTGTATGCTATAACAGTGGTAGAAATAAGACAACTCACTGTCCTGATTTGTTGACAAGATTCTCTGGATATTATTTTGACTATTTTTTAATGGAGTTTTTGACCAAAGTCAAAATCACGATCTTCAGGTTTTACATGTgtgcagagagggaggagatTTCTTCCTGTATAGTACATTTTTAGAACACGaataattttctgaataaatGTTTCCCATGACTTGTTCTTTACAAGCATTTGCCTCCTCTTCAATTTcacatattttgtgtttttaagaTAGACTGCAGAGTAAATTGAATATTCAGTTCTTTTTGTCCAGCTTTTCTCTTAGTTGCAGACATGAGATGTCAGTTTATGAATCCTGGGTGTCACTCACTGCCACCCTGCATGTGAGGTGAGATCTCAAAGACGGAAGTTAATGGCAGTAGCTTGAAAGTCcttctggctttgttttgttcattcCGTTCCCAAGCGTGTTACTCCCAATTAGAAAGCAATCATTCTTTTGTCATGGCTTATTTTGGCAGTCCTACATACCTCAAAGATCATACTGTGCAGTCCTTAGTTCACTAGTTTTATTATTGTGTCTTTCCTATATTTATTCAGTGATTCAAGTAACCTCAGTATCTCAaggtgtttggattttttttttccttcagatttcaGGGAGGCCTTTAAACTGAATTTGCTGTCTATAATTTATGGCTGTTGTGTATTATTAGTTTTACATTCATGTAATATGTACTGTGCTCTGTTTTGTTATTGAAAATTCTAATACCTTCATTAGAATTTAGCCCAGAAGTTCTTCAGGACAAAGAATTTGTCTTACGTGCGAACCTACATGAACTGAGGCGCCATTCCATAAACAGTACACCATTGTATTGCTTCAGCACATTATATTATTAAATATGCTAGATCTGGCTACATAATTTTTGGTTTAAGTACTGCTAATGTGATGCTTACTCCCCTTAAGAAAGTGAAAGTATCCTCTACCTGATTGTTGTTCATAGGAACTGACGGATGTACATCTATTCAACAAAAGTTTTGTAGTAGCTGTTTGCAGTACACTGTATCATAATATTCTCGTCACGAATTATTTGACTTCCTGTTATGCAACAGTCACTTCATCCAGACTTTAGTTATCAGGTtgccttcttttgcttttattcccattatattaaatatattcccaatatattaaatattatattaaattGGAATTTTGTGGGGACAAACTTTTCTGTTAGGATGCACTTGAGACACTATGGAAAATAGCCTCTACATTTTACAGTTCCTCAGTACAGTAGTTTGGAAATACAGCTCATTTTCTGTTACTGATACTTTATCTATGCTGCAGCTGCTAAAATTTCGGATGGAttattctctctcttcccctaCCCCCCATACCTCGTTTGATGaggatatttttacttttgtccCTGGAAACACTAAAAAGTTCCTTGtaaattatttacttttgtCTCTTATTTTTAGTTAACTCTTTCCTTTATATGTTTCAGGTTGTGATAAACAACGCAGCTGGAAACTTTATTTCCCCTTCTGAACGACTTTCTCCTAATGCCTGGAAAACAATAACTGATATTGTTCTTAATGGTACTGCTTTTGTAACTCTGGAAATTGGAAAGGAGCtcattaaagtaaaaaaaggtATCTTAAGTATTGTGACATATTATTACTTGCTTTCCTTGCCTTACTGTTACTATAGTCAGTTTTGAGAGTTCATGTGagaagagaaatacaatttttaacattcttctagaaaggaaatttttcagtgaaagctgTCCTTAAGTATCACACAGTAGATCTGGCTAATAATTACTTCATTGTAGCATCAGGCCTTACAATTGGGCCCAGAGACCAACTGAGGTTGAAtataaaaatctaatttcaGAGTTCTAATTGcagagacatttttaaaattaaaaaaataaggtttCGTGCTGATATTCCCACATTAAAAACACATCCCCAATTATGACTTACTATATCATTATGGCAGACCATTGAAATAGGTTGCCTTGTGGTCTTCTAGGTGCATGTATTGTACCCACAGAGTAATGTGAAATACTAACTCAaacatgcttttgtttttgctaTTGTCAAATGAAAAGCTACTTTCCTTACTTCCATCCTCAAATTTGGTAAAATCTAGATGCCATTCACCTTCATGTTGtctctcttcctttcacttCTAAGCTTCCAAAACATGtgaatttcttttgctgttacTTGCATGTCTTCTTTCTAGGGGAGTCCATCTGTAAATAAGACTTTTTGTTTAAGGCTTCCTTTAAGACATGTTTTTGCAAGTAAGTCAAGTGTACCTGTTTGTCCTCtcaccttcattttctttttacttacttgatttttttagtttggGCAGAGACCTTAGTTTCTAAAGTGATTCTACCTAGTGCAAATATTTTAGAGCAGTCTGTGAGGATACTACAAATC
It encodes the following:
- the DECR1 gene encoding 2,4-dienoyl-CoA reductase [(3E)-enoyl-CoA-producing], mitochondrial isoform X1, with product MAAAVGLWWRGVRGPRVSGAGRFFSRGPNVLHQDNSAPQAAFFSPLQKVMLPPNTFQGKVAFITGGGTGIGKGMTTTLSSLGAKCVIASRKLDVLKGTADEISSKTGNKVHAVQCDVRDPVSVKNAVAETIQMAGHPDVVINNAAGNFISPSERLSPNAWKTITDIVLNGTAFVTLEIGKELIKVKKGAAFLAITTIYAESGSGFVLPSASAKAGVEAMSKSLAAEWGRYGMRFNVIQPGPIKTKGAFSRLDPTGTFEKKIIERVPCGRLGTVEEIANLAAYFCSDYASWVNGAVIRMDGGEYVSMAGEFNDLKRVTKEQWDMMEAMIRKTKGS
- the DECR1 gene encoding 2,4-dienoyl-CoA reductase [(3E)-enoyl-CoA-producing], mitochondrial isoform X2, with the protein product MLSFLERNSRRQFFSRGPNVLHQDNSAPQAAFFSPLQKVMLPPNTFQGKVAFITGGGTGIGKGMTTTLSSLGAKCVIASRKLDVLKGTADEISSKTGNKVHAVQCDVRDPVSVKNAVAETIQMAGHPDVVINNAAGNFISPSERLSPNAWKTITDIVLNGTAFVTLEIGKELIKVKKGAAFLAITTIYAESGSGFVLPSASAKAGVEAMSKSLAAEWGRYGMRFNVIQPGPIKTKGAFSRLDPTGTFEKKIIERVPCGRLGTVEEIANLAAYFCSDYASWVNGAVIRMDGGEYVSMAGEFNDLKRVTKEQWDMMEAMIRKTKGS
- the DECR1 gene encoding 2,4-dienoyl-CoA reductase [(3E)-enoyl-CoA-producing], mitochondrial isoform X3; protein product: MAAAVGLWWRGVRGPRVSGAGRFFSRGPNVLHQDNSAPQAAFFSPLQKVMLPPNTFQGKVAFITGGGTGIGKGMTTTLSSLGAKCVIASRKLDVLKGTADEISSKTGNKVHAVQCDVRDPVSVKNAVAETIQMAGHPDVVINNAAGNFISPSERLSPNAWKTITDIVLNGTAFVTLEIGKELIKVKKGAAFLAITTIYAESGSGFVLPSASAKAGVEAMSKSLAAEWGRYGMRFNVIQPGPIKTKGAFSRLDPTGTFEKKIIERVPCGRLGTVEEIANLAAYFCSDYASWVNGAVSFG